The following are encoded together in the Coffea arabica cultivar ET-39 chromosome 1c, Coffea Arabica ET-39 HiFi, whole genome shotgun sequence genome:
- the LOC113720317 gene encoding feruloyl CoA ortho-hydroxylase F6H1-3, translated as MAPALSMDSNSWDVISFAVDKGHGVKGLADLGLHTLPKQYIQPPEEQIINSTIVTDDSIPVIDLSNWNDPNVAEQICNAAEKWGFFQIVNHGIPIEVLENVKEATRRFFALPAEEKNKHSKDSSPSNNVRYGTSFTPKAEKALEWKDFLSLFYVSDDEAAALWPSACRNETLDFMKKSQFVIRKLLEALMKGLNVKEIDETKESLLMGSKRININYYPKCPEPELTVGVGRHSDVSTLTILLQDDIGGLYVKKLDTDAWVHVPPIDGAIVINVGDALQILSNGRYKSVEHRVIANGSRNRISVPIFVNPRPRDIIGPLAEVLESGEKPIYKQVLYSDYVKHFFRKAHDGKETVDFAKI; from the exons ATGGCTCCAGCATTGTCCATGGACTCCAATTCATGGGATGTCATAAGTTTTGCCGTAGATAAGGGTCATGGGGTTAAGGGTCTAGCTGACTTGGGACTCCACACTTTGCCTAAGCAATATATTCAACCTCCTGAAGAACAAATCATTAACAGTACCATAGTTACCGATGATTCAATCCCTGTCATTGATTTGTCAAACTGGAATGATCCAAACGTTGCAGAACAAATTTGCAATGCAGCTGAAAAGTGGGGTTTCTTCCAAATTGTTAACCATGGCATCCCAATTGAAGTGCTGGAAAATGTCAAGGAGGCTACGCGTCGGTTCTTTGCACTGCCGGCTGAGGAGAAAAATAAGCATTCAAAAGACAGTTCCCCATCTAACAATGTTAGATATGGCACGAGCTTCACTCCTAAGGCTGAAAAGGCTTTGGAGTGGAAAGATTTTCTCAGTCTCTTCTATGTTTCCGATGATGAGGCTGCTGCACTCTGGCCATCTGCTTGCAG GAACGAAACATTGGATTTCATGAAGAAGTCCCAATTTGTCATCAGAAAGCTATTGGAGGCTTTGATGAAAGGATTGAACGTGAAGGAGATTGACGAAACCAAAGAATCACTCCTAATGGGCTCAAAAAGAATTAACATTAATTATTATCCGAAATGTCCCGAACCTGAACTCACTGTTGGCGTGGGGCGTCACTCAGATGTATCCACCCTAACAATCCTTCTTCAAGATGACATTGGAGGGCTCTACGTGAAAAAATTAGACACTGATGCGTGGGTTCATGTCCCTCCAATTGATGGAGCAATTGTGATCAATGTTGGTGATGCCCTTCAGATTTTGAGCAATGGTCGTTATAAGAGTGTTGAGCATCGTGTGATTGCTAATGGAAGCAGGAATAGAATTTCAGTGCCCATATTTGTGAACCCCAGGCCTAGAGACATAATTGGTCCTTTGGCAGAAGTTCTTGAGAGTGGGGAGAAACCAATCTACAAGCAAGTGCTCTACTCGGACTATGTCAAACATTTCTTTAGGAAAGCTCATGATGGAAAGGAAACGGTGGACTTTGCCAAGATATGA
- the LOC113735317 gene encoding feruloyl CoA ortho-hydroxylase F6H1-3-like, translating into MAPSPSMDSKSWDVISFAVDKGHGVKGLADLGLETLPKQYIQPPEEKITNSTVVTDDSIPVIDLSNWTDPKVAEQICHAAEKWGFFQIVNHGIPIEVLEGVKEATRRFFDLPAEQKNKHSKDNSPTNNVRYGTSFTPKAEKALEWKDFLSLFYASDDEAAAQWPSACRNEALDFMKKSEFVIRRLMEALMKGLNVKEIDGTKESLLMGSKRINLNYYPKCPEPELTVGVGRHSDVSTLTILLQDDIGGLYVKKLDSDSWVHVPPINGAIVINVGDALQILSNGRYKSIEHRVIANGIKNRVSVPIFVNPRPSDAIGPLPEVLEGGEKPIYKKVLYSDYVKHFFRKAHDGKETVDFAKI; encoded by the exons ATGGCTCCATCACCATCCATGGATTCCAAGTCATGGGATGTGATAAGTTTTGCTGTAGATAAGGGTCACGGGGTTAAGGGTCTAGCTGACTTAGGACTAGAGACTTTGCCTAAGCAATACATTCAACCACCTGAAGAAAAAATCACAAACAGTACCGTAGTTACCGATGATTCAATCCCTGTCATTGATTTGTCAAACTGGACTGATCCAAAAGTTGCTGAACAAATTTGCCATGCAGCTGAAAAATGGGGTTTCTTCCAAATTGTTAACCATGGCATCCCTATTGAAGTTTTAGAAGGCGTCAAGGAGGCTACCCGTCGATTCTTTGACTTGCCTGCTGAGCAAAAAAATAAGCACTCGAAAGATAATTCACCAACCAACAATGTGAGATATGGCACCAGCTTCACTCCCAAGGCCGAGAAGGCTTTGGAGTGGAAAGATTTTCTTAGTCTCTTTTATGCTTCGGACGATGAGGCTGCAGCGCAATGGCCTTCTGCATGCAG GAATGAAGCATTGGATTTCATGAAAAAGTCTGAGTTTGTAATCCGAAGGCTAATGGAGGCTTTGATGAAAGGACTAAATGTTAAGGAGATTGATGGAACCAAAGAATCACTCTTAATGGGTTCAAAAAGAATTAACCTAAACTACTATCCCAAATGTCCTGAGCCTGAGTTAACTGTTGGCGTAGGCCGTCACTCAGATGTATCAACGCTAACAATCCTTCTTCAGGATGATATTGGAGGGCTCTATGTGAAAAAATTGGACAGTGATTCATGGGTTCATGTCCCTCCAATTAATGGGGCAATTGTGATCAATGTTGGTGATGCACTGCAAATTTTGAGCAATGGTCGATACAAGAGCATTGAGCATCGTGTGATTGCGAATGGGATCAAGAATCGGGTTTCTGTTCCAATATTTGTGAACCCTAGGCCTAGTGACGCTATTGGTCCTCTGCCAGAAGTTCTTGAGGGTGGGGAAAAGCCAATCTACAAGAAAGTTCTGTATTCGGATTATGTCAAGCATTTCTTCAGAAAAGCTCATGACGGGAAGGAGACGGTGGACTTTGCCAAGATTTAA
- the LOC140006617 gene encoding uncharacterized protein isoform X2, with protein sequence MYSSPFNSFQGSSSSPVMEQNNEDVEQLNYNEERADEMSEEEIEMIEDDTNEGGQQVDRDGGAGPFEKKKRKKKSSIWDEMSEVVLDNGTVKVKCNHCKELFTKSATGATSQYKRHLNSRLQRKMAIGEQSKQKQQVLSFTEGGSDGITSITNFSYDHAKRQVVKKRQNEGSSSSSKKQKMAAPTVLTGKEKFHMHVSEIDRALPEKSDLDVYLEESRYACDANANLDVLAWWKGERLRFPILSRMAADILSVPVTTMASDSTFSAGGRVIDDRRASMSVETVQMLLCGNDWIRSLHGLKNKSRESLDAAESITFEEVELPESFTS encoded by the exons ATGTATAGCTCTCCATTCAACTCATTTCAAGGTTCATCATCAAGTCCTGTGATGGAGCAAAATAATGAAGACGTGGAACAATTGAATTACAACGAAGAAAGAGCTGATGAGATGAGTGAAGAAGAGATAGAAATGATAGAAGATGATACTAATGAAGGAGGACAGCAAGTAGATAGAGATGGAGGAGCTGGTccatttgagaaaaagaaaagaaagaagaaatccAGCATATGGGATGAAATGAGTGAAGTAGTGCTAGATAATGGGACGGTCAAAGTGAAGTGCAACCATTGCAAGGAACTTTTCACCAAGAGTGCAACCGGAGCCACATCTCAGTACAAGAGACACCTGAATTCTCGCCTACAAAGAAAGATGGCCATTGGGGAGCAAAGCAAACAAAAGCAACAAGTGCTGTCATTCACCGAAGGTGGAAGTGATGGTATCACTTCCATCACAAATTTCTCATATGATCATgccaag AGGCAGGTTGTAAAAAAGAGACAAAATGAAGGTTCTAGTTCTTCTAGTAAGAAACAGAAAATGGCTGCACCTACCGTTTTAACTGGTAAAGAAAAGTTTCACATGCATGTGAGTGAAATTGATAGGGctctaccagaaaaatcagaTTTAGATGTTTATTTAGAGGAAAGTAGGTATGCTTGTGATGCAAATGCAAATCTGGATGTTTTGGCTTGGTGGAAAGGGGAAAGATTGAGATTTCCTATCTTGTCGAGAATGGCTGCCGATATACTCTCCGTTCCTGTTACAACTATGGCTTCAGATTCTACCTTCAGTGCCGGAGGTAGAGTAATTGATGATCGACGAGCTTCTATGTCAGTTGAGACGGTACAAATGTTGCTTTGTGGCAACGATTGGATCCGCAGTCTTCATGGCCTAAAGAATAAGTCTCGC GAATCACTTGATGCGGCCGAATCAATCACATTCGAGGAAGTTGAACTTCCTGAATCATTCACGAGCTGA
- the LOC140006617 gene encoding uncharacterized protein isoform X3, giving the protein MEQNNEDVEQLNYNEERADEMSEEEIEMIEDDTNEGGQQVDRDGGAGPFEKKKRKKKSSIWDEMSEVVLDNGTVKVKCNHCKELFTKSATGATSQYKRHLNSRLQRKMAIGEQSKQKQQVLSFTEGGSDGITSITNFSYDHAKRQVVKKRQNEGSSSSSKKQKMAAPTVLTGKEKFHMHVSEIDRALPEKSDLDVYLEESRYACDANANLDVLAWWKGERLRFPILSRMAADILSVPVTTMASDSTFSAGGRVIDDRRASMSVETVQMLLCGNDWIRSLHGLKNKSRESLDAAESITFEEVELPESFTS; this is encoded by the exons ATGGAGCAAAATAATGAAGACGTGGAACAATTGAATTACAACGAAGAAAGAGCTGATGAGATGAGTGAAGAAGAGATAGAAATGATAGAAGATGATACTAATGAAGGAGGACAGCAAGTAGATAGAGATGGAGGAGCTGGTccatttgagaaaaagaaaagaaagaagaaatccAGCATATGGGATGAAATGAGTGAAGTAGTGCTAGATAATGGGACGGTCAAAGTGAAGTGCAACCATTGCAAGGAACTTTTCACCAAGAGTGCAACCGGAGCCACATCTCAGTACAAGAGACACCTGAATTCTCGCCTACAAAGAAAGATGGCCATTGGGGAGCAAAGCAAACAAAAGCAACAAGTGCTGTCATTCACCGAAGGTGGAAGTGATGGTATCACTTCCATCACAAATTTCTCATATGATCATgccaag AGGCAGGTTGTAAAAAAGAGACAAAATGAAGGTTCTAGTTCTTCTAGTAAGAAACAGAAAATGGCTGCACCTACCGTTTTAACTGGTAAAGAAAAGTTTCACATGCATGTGAGTGAAATTGATAGGGctctaccagaaaaatcagaTTTAGATGTTTATTTAGAGGAAAGTAGGTATGCTTGTGATGCAAATGCAAATCTGGATGTTTTGGCTTGGTGGAAAGGGGAAAGATTGAGATTTCCTATCTTGTCGAGAATGGCTGCCGATATACTCTCCGTTCCTGTTACAACTATGGCTTCAGATTCTACCTTCAGTGCCGGAGGTAGAGTAATTGATGATCGACGAGCTTCTATGTCAGTTGAGACGGTACAAATGTTGCTTTGTGGCAACGATTGGATCCGCAGTCTTCATGGCCTAAAGAATAAGTCTCGC GAATCACTTGATGCGGCCGAATCAATCACATTCGAGGAAGTTGAACTTCCTGAATCATTCACGAGCTGA
- the LOC140006617 gene encoding zinc finger BED domain-containing protein RICESLEEPER 2-like isoform X1, with product MVVTGHFIDSDWVLQKRVLNFCNVPPPHTGVIIADALSKCFLDWGIENKVSSITVDNASYNDVCIRRLREDFSLRKRLSLGGKNFHVRCCVHILNLLVQDGLGQLGGVIDVVREGIKYLNNSESRLLEFAKIKKQLQLPSRKLILDCLTRWNSTYLMLASGLEFKDVFPRYADIDPGFHYVPTDFEWMKVEEVCKFLGIFHEITDMISGSEYPTSNIFLVELYRIKELLNEKALDPFEHIRAMAGSMSAKFDKYWEESNVLLSLGAILDPRYKMFLINHAFPVIYSEEAAPRFMAEIRDILYELYNEYVDCHIVSHSEQQQRQVVKKRQNEGSSSSSKKQKMAAPTVLTGKEKFHMHVSEIDRALPEKSDLDVYLEESRYACDANANLDVLAWWKGERLRFPILSRMAADILSVPVTTMASDSTFSAGGRVIDDRRASMSVETVQMLLCGNDWIRSLHGLKNKSRESLDAAESITFEEVELPESFTS from the exons atGGTTGTGACTGGTCATTTTATTGATTCTGATTGGGTGCTCCAAAAACGTGTgttgaatttttgcaatgttCCTCCTCCTCATACTGGAGTTATTATAGCTGATGCTTTAAGCAAGTGTTTTCTTGATTGGGGGATTGAGAATAAGGTTTCTAGCATAACTGTTGATAATGCTTCATACAACGATGTGTGCATTAGGAGACTTAGAGAGGATTTTTCTCTAAGAAAGAGATTAAGTCTTGGAggaaaaaattttcatgttAGATGTTGTGTACATATACTTAATCTCTTAGTGCAAGATGGTCTTGGTCAACTTGGTGGTGTGATTGATGTTGTTAGAGAAGGGATAAAGTACTTGAACAATTCTGAATCTAGGCTTCTTGAATTTgccaaaattaaaaaacagCTTCAGTTGCCCTCTAGAAAGCTAATTTTGGACTGCCTAACAAGGTGGAACAGCACCTATTTGATGTTAGCTTCGGGTTTAGAGTTTAAGGATGTCTTTCCACGATACGCAGACATTGACCCCGGATTTCACTATGTTCCTACTGATTTTGAGTGGATGAAAGTGGAAGAAGTGTGTAAATTTCTAGGAATATTTCATGAAATCACTGATATGATTTCCGGGTCCGAGTATCCAACATCTAACATTTTTCTTGTGGAGCTCTATAGGATTAAAGAGCTTTTAAATGAAAAAGCTCTTGACCCTTTTGAGCATATTCGGGCTATGGCTGGAAGTATGTCTGCTAAATTTGATAAGTATTGGGAGGAAAGTAATGTGCTGCTGTCTTTGGGTGCAATTTTGGATCCGAGATACAAAATGTTTCTTATTAATCATGCTTTTCCGGTGATTTATAGTGAGGAGGCAGCTCCTAGATTCATGGCTGAGATTAGAGACATTCTTTATGAGCTTTACAATGAATATGTTGATTGTCACATTGTTTCTCATTCTGAACAACAACAGAGGCAGGTTGTAAAAAAGAGACAAAATGAAGGTTCTAGTTCTTCTAGTAAGAAACAGAAAATGGCTGCACCTACCGTTTTAACTGGTAAAGAAAAGTTTCACATGCATGTGAGTGAAATTGATAGGGctctaccagaaaaatcagaTTTAGATGTTTATTTAGAGGAAAGTAGGTATGCTTGTGATGCAAATGCAAATCTGGATGTTTTGGCTTGGTGGAAAGGGGAAAGATTGAGATTTCCTATCTTGTCGAGAATGGCTGCCGATATACTCTCCGTTCCTGTTACAACTATGGCTTCAGATTCTACCTTCAGTGCCGGAGGTAGAGTAATTGATGATCGACGAGCTTCTATGTCAGTTGAGACGGTACAAATGTTGCTTTGTGGCAACGATTGGATCCGCAGTCTTCATGGCCTAAAGAATAAGTCTCGC GAATCACTTGATGCGGCCGAATCAATCACATTCGAGGAAGTTGAACTTCCTGAATCATTCACGAGCTGA
- the LOC113736166 gene encoding feruloyl CoA ortho-hydroxylase F6H1-3-like yields the protein MAPSLPMDPNTWDVISFAVDKAHGVKGLADLGLETLPKQYIQPPEEQIIHSTVVTENSIPVIDLSNWNDPMVAEQICNAAEKWGFFQIVNHGIPIEVSENVKEATRQFFGLPAEQKNKHSKDNSPTNNVRYGTSFTPKAEKALEWKDFLSLFYVSDDEAAAQWPSACRNEALDFMKKSEFVIRRLLQALMKGLNVKEIDETKESLFMGSKRINLNYYPKCPEPELTVGVGRHSDVSTLTILLQDDIGGLYVKKLDSDAWVHVPPINGAIVINVGDALQIRSNGKYKSVEHRVIANGIKNRISVPIFVNPRPSDIIGPLPEVLESGEKPIYKQVLYSDYVKHFFRKAHDGKETVDFAKI from the exons ATGGCTCCATCATTACCTATGGATCCCAACACATGGGATGTGATTAGTTTTGCCGTAGACAAGGCTCATGGGGTTAAGGGTCTAGCTGACTTAGGCCTTGAGACTTTACCTAAGCAGTATATTCAACCTCCTGAAGAACAAATCATCCACAGTACCGTAGTTACCGAAAATTCAATCCCTGTCATTGATTTGTCAAACTGGAATGATCCAATGGTTGCTGAACAAATTTGCAATGCAGCTGAAAAATGGGGATTCTTCCAAATTGTTAACCATGGCATCCCTATTGAAGTTTCAGAAAATGTCAAGGAGGCTACTCGTCAGTTCTTTGGATTGCCTGCTGAGCAAAAAAATAAGCACTCGAAAGATAATTCACCAACCAACAATGTGAGATATGGAACCAGTTTCACTCCTAAGGCCGAGAAGGCTTTGGAGTGGAAAGATTTTCTTAGTCTCTTCTATGTTTCGGATGATGAGGCTGCAGCACAATGGCCCTCTGCATGCAG GAACGAAGCATTGGATTTTATGAAGAAGTCTGAGTTTGTAATCCGAAGGCTACTGCAGGCTTTGATGAAAGGACTGAATGTGAAGGAGATTGATGAAACCAAAGAATCGCTCTTCATGGGTTCAAAAAGAATTAACCTTAACTATTATCCCAAATGTCCTGAGCCCGAGTTAACTGTTGGCGTAGGTCGTCACTCAGACGTATCAACACTAACAATCCTTCTTCAGGATGATATTGGAGGGCTCTATGTGAAAAAACTGGACAGTGATGCATGGGTTCATGTCCCTCCAATTAATGGAGCAATTGTGATCAATGTTGGTGATGCACTTCAGATTCGAAGCAATGGTAAGTACAAGAGTGTTGAGCACCGTGTGATTGCAAATGGGATCAAGAATCGGATTTCTGTACCAATTTTTGTGAACCCTAGGCCTAGTGACATTATTGGTCCTTTGCCAGAAGTTCTTGAGAGTGGAGAGAAACCAATATACAAGCAAGTTCTGTATTCGGACTATGTCAAGCATTTCTTCAGAAAAGCTCACGATGGAAAGGAAACAGTTGACTTTGCCAAGATTTGA